Proteins encoded together in one Coffea arabica cultivar ET-39 chromosome 2c, Coffea Arabica ET-39 HiFi, whole genome shotgun sequence window:
- the LOC113722596 gene encoding guanosine nucleotide diphosphate dissociation inhibitor At5g09550 has product MDEEYDVIVLGTGLKECILSGLLSVDGLKVLHMDKNDYYGGESSSLNLNQLWKRFRGDEQPPEKLGTSKEYNVDMIPKFMMANGALVRVLIHTNVTKYLNFKAVDGSFVYNKGKIYKVPATDVEALKSSLMGLFEKRRLRKFFIFVQDFEESNPKTHEGMDLNKITARELISKYELEDDTIDFIGHALALQIDDAYLDQPAMAFVKRVKLYAESLARFQAGSPYIYPMYGLGELPQAFARLSAVYGGTYMLNKPQCKVEFDANGKAYGVTSEGETAKCKKVVCDPSYLSEKVKKVGKVARAICIMSHPIPDTNDSHSCQVILPQKQLGRKSDMYLFCCSYAHNVAPNGKYIAFVATEAETDDPQAELKPGVDLLGPVDEIFYETYDRFEPTNCPDADGCFISSSYDGTTHFESTVVDVISMYSKITGKALDLSVDLSAASAAAAAAEE; this is encoded by the exons ATGGACGAAGAGTATGATGTGATTGTTCTGGGCACCGGCCTCAAAGAATGCATTCTTAGTGGACTTCTCTCTGTTGATGGGCTCAAA GTGTTACACATGGACAAAAATGACTATTATGGAGGAGAGTCCAGCTCCCTTAATTTGAATCAG CTTTGGAAGCGTTTTAGGGGTGATGAACAGCCTCCAGAAAAATTAGGCACAAGCAAGGAGTACAATGTTGATATGATTCCTAAG TTCATGATGGCTAATGGAGCTCTTGTTCGCGTACTCATCCATACTAATGTTACCAAATATCTAAACTTTAAAGCTGTAGATGGTAGCTTTGTGTACAACAAGGGAAAG ATTTATAAAGTGCCAGCAACTGATGTGGAAGCATTGAAGTCTTCGCTGATGGGACTCTTTGAGAAACGTAGACTTCGGAAGTTCTTTATTTTTGTCCAAGACTTTGAGGAGAGTAATCCAAAAACTCATGAAGGGATGGATTTGAACAAAATCACAGCAAGGGAACTTATCTC GAAATATGAACTTGAAGATGATACAATTGATTTTATTGGTCATGCCTTGGCACTTCAAATTGATGATGCTTATTTGGACCAGCCAGCCATGGCTTTTGTCAAGAGAGTGAAG cTATATGCAGAGTCTCTGGCCCGTTTTCAAGCAGGATCTCCTTACATCTATCCTATGTATGGACTGGGAGAGTTGCCTCAG GCATTTGCACGTCTGAGTGCAGTTTATGGTGGGACGTACATGCTTAACAAGCCACAGTGTAAG GTAGAGTTTGATGCAAATGGAAAAGCTTATGGTGTGACCTCAGAAGGAGAAACTGCTAAGTGCAAGAAAGTTGTTTGTGATCCATCTTATCTAAGTGAAAAG GTAAAGAAGGTTGGAAAAGTTGCGCGTGCTATATGCATAATGAGCCACCCCATTCCGGACACAAATGATTCTCACTCATGTCAGGTCATTCTGCCACAGAAGCAACTTGGTCGTAAATCAGATAT GTATCTGTTTTGTTGCTCATATGCTCACAATGTTGCTCCAAATGGGAAATACATTGCATTTGTTGCAACTGAAGCTGAGACAGATGATCCACAAGCTGAATTGAAGCCTGGCGTTGACCTGCTTGGACCTGTAGACGAGATATTTTATGAAACTTATGATAGATTTGAACCTACAAACTGCCCTGATGCTGATGGTTGTTTCATATCCAGC AGCTACGACGGAACAACGCATTTTGAATCTACGGTTGTGGATGTAATATCCATGTACAGCAAAATAACTGGAAAG GCTCTCGACCTGTCTGTGGACCTCAGTGCTGCaagtgctgctgctgctgctgctgaagAATGA